CGAGCGTGTCGTCTACCAAAACAATTCGCCGGACACGCTGCGACGGCTTGCCATTCATCTTCGACAGAACGCATTCGCCGCGGGCAACCCGCGGCGCCAAACCGCGCCGATCACCGGCGGGATGGTGCTCCAGCGCGTCGTCGCGAATGGGCGTGTCATTCCGCCGCGCTCCACTGGCACGACCGTCGTGCCGATCACCGACGTCGCGAATCGACATCTCAGTGACGAAGGCGGATACACGGTGGACGGCACCGTCATGTGGCTGCCGCTTCCCACGCCGCTGCTGCCTCACGACAGCGCGTCGCTGGAGCTCAGCTGGTCCTACGTGCCGCCGGAGGCGCCGAGCGATGGACGCGAGGGCCGAGAGGGTCAGCATCTGTACTTCATGGGCTACTGGTATCCGCAGGTGGCAGTCTACGACGACGTCCATGGTTGGGTGGCGGATCCGTACCTGCTCGAGGCCGAGTTCTACATGGATCACGCCGCCTACGACGTGCGCCTAACGGTGCCCCGCGGTTGGGTGGTCGGCGCCACCGGCTCACTCGTCAACGCCGGCGAGATTCTCTCCCCGGCGACGCGCGCGCGTCTCGCCGAGGCACGCCGTGCGGGCGCGGTGGTGCACGTCGCCGAGCCCGGGACGCCGTTCGCGTTAGGCACCGGTCGGACCCTGACCTGGCACTTCGTTGCGCCGGACGTGCGAGACTTTGCGTGGGGCACGAGCGACCAATACGTCTGGGACGCGACGCGCGCGCTCGTTCGCGACAGTGCCGCGAGCAGCGTCGACACGGTCAACATTTACAGCTTCTATCGCCGCCACGCTCCCGCAGCGGCATGGGCGCTCGGCGGCGCGCGCTTCACGCGCGACGCGGTCGAGCAGCACTCGCGCTACCTGTGGCGCTATCCGTGGCCGACGATGACGTCGATGGAGGGAGTGCTGGACAGCGGCGGCATGGAGTATCCCATGATGACGCTGATGCAGCCCTGGGCGGATACGCTGTCGCTCGCCGGAGACCTCATGCACGAGACCGGCCACATGTGGTTCCCGATGCAGGTCGGTTCGAACGAGACGCGGTACCCGTGGATGGATGAAGGCTTCACACAGTTCGATGTCGCTCAAGGGATGCGTGCTCTGTATGGCGAGCCCCGTAGCGGAGGCCGGCCTGGCGACTCCGAGCCGGGTCAGCGCGCAGTGTACGTCGACGCGGCGCGTGCCGCTCACGACATGACGCTGATGTGGCCCGGTGATCTGTATCCGCAAGATTGGTATTTCATCATGTACTACGACAAGACCGCCGCCGTGCTCGCGGCGCTCCGCGGGGTGCTCGGCGAGGAGACGTTCCACCGCGCGTATCGCGAGTACGGGCGCCGATGGACCGGCAAGCACCCGTACCCGTACGACTTCTTCAACACCATCAGCGATGTGTCAGGGGGGGGCCGCGATCTCAATTGGTTCTGGACGACGTGGTTCTACGAGCCGTGGCCACTCGATCAGGCGATCGCGAGTGTCGCGGCGCAGGGCGATTCGGTGGCGATCACGATCGAGGACCGTGCGCTCGCGCCAATGCCCGTCGCGCTCGCGATCACGCGTGCCGGCGGCGCGGTCGAGCGCCTAACGGTGCCGGTGGACGTATGGCTCACGGGCGCACGCCGCTACGTCGTGCGTGTCGCGGCGGCACCCGCGATCACGAAGGTCGTGATCGATCCCGACGGT
This is a stretch of genomic DNA from Gemmatimonadaceae bacterium. It encodes these proteins:
- a CDS encoding M1 family metallopeptidase; translation: MLQSHIPSIRLVSCLTLLTVLGVSAARAQSRPPLSASIASPGDARPVPGPVYEIPDFAAAVTRGTRTRSGRPGASYWVQHARYSIDARLEPATNRLTGRERVVYQNNSPDTLRRLAIHLRQNAFAAGNPRRQTAPITGGMVLQRVVANGRVIPPRSTGTTVVPITDVANRHLSDEGGYTVDGTVMWLPLPTPLLPHDSASLELSWSYVPPEAPSDGREGREGQHLYFMGYWYPQVAVYDDVHGWVADPYLLEAEFYMDHAAYDVRLTVPRGWVVGATGSLVNAGEILSPATRARLAEARRAGAVVHVAEPGTPFALGTGRTLTWHFVAPDVRDFAWGTSDQYVWDATRALVRDSAASSVDTVNIYSFYRRHAPAAAWALGGARFTRDAVEQHSRYLWRYPWPTMTSMEGVLDSGGMEYPMMTLMQPWADTLSLAGDLMHETGHMWFPMQVGSNETRYPWMDEGFTQFDVAQGMRALYGEPRSGGRPGDSEPGQRAVYVDAARAAHDMTLMWPGDLYPQDWYFIMYYDKTAAVLAALRGVLGEETFHRAYREYGRRWTGKHPYPYDFFNTISDVSGGGRDLNWFWTTWFYEPWPLDQAIASVAAQGDSVAITIEDRALAPMPVALAITRAGGAVERLTVPVDVWLTGARRYVVRVAAAPAITKVVIDPDGLFPDIDRANQLWPSPGTP